The following coding sequences are from one Salvia hispanica cultivar TCC Black 2014 chromosome 3, UniMelb_Shisp_WGS_1.0, whole genome shotgun sequence window:
- the LOC125209994 gene encoding deaminated glutathione amidase, chloroplastic/cytosolic-like produces MVAVDSPFGRLGLSICYDLRFPEIYQQLRFNRGAEAGNNSADKETYGGGMIIDPWGKVSGRLPDRLSTGIAVADIDFAAIDSIRKKMPIDQHRKPSEFWRSLEKKQLC; encoded by the exons ATGGTCGCCGTCGATAGTCCGTTCGGCCGGTTAGGATTGAGTATTTGCTACGATCTGCGATTTCCGGAGATCTATCAGCAGCTGAGATTCAACCGCGGCGCGGAG GCGGGGAACAACAGCGCTGACAAGGAGACTTACGGTGGAGGTATGATTATTGATCCGTGGGGTAAAGTTAGTGGGCGGTTGCCTGATCGGCTGTCGACTGGAATTGCGGTTGCGGATATTGATTTTGCGGCGATTGATTCGATTAGGAAGAAGATGCCGATCGATCAGCACCGGAAGCCGAGTGAGTTCTGGAGATCGTTGGAGAAAAAGCAGCTCTGCTGA
- the LOC125209088 gene encoding deaminated glutathione amidase, chloroplastic/cytosolic-like, translated as MEAAAMANTVRVATAQMTSVNDLSANFAICSRLVKEAATAGAKLLCFPENFSYVGSKSGDILPISEPIDGPIMDKYRSLARDSRIWLSLGGFQERGSDDSHLRNRRRRQHQEQIQ; from the coding sequence ATGGAAGCAGCAGCCATGGCCAACACAGTGCGGGTCGCCACTGCTCAGATGACCTCCGTCAACGACCTCTCCGCCAACTTCGCCATCTGCTCTCGTCTGGTGAAAGAAGCAGCCACCGCCGGCGCGAAGCTGCTCTGTTTCCCGGAGAATTTCTCCTACGTCGGCTCTAAATCCGGCGACATCCTCCCGATCTCCGAGCCAATCGACGGTCCGATCATGGATAAATACCGCTCTCTAGCTAGGGATTCACGCATCTGGCTCTCGCTCGGCGGATTTCAGGAAAGAGGATCGGACGATTCGCATCTGCGCAATCGACGACGCCGGCAACATCAGGAGCAAATACAGTAA